A region from the Halosolutus gelatinilyticus genome encodes:
- a CDS encoding PAS domain S-box protein, producing MAPSDPPAGQLESRVRQQEVVAELGQQGLECDDLDRLLSDAAVAVRDALAADYCAVLELCSDGTTLRLRQGVGWRDGAVGSATVPADRNLPAGRALAAEPIVVDDLRNEERFSGPELLCEHGVTSGISVVVGSVDDPWGVLGVHTADRRVFADHDVRFVESVANVLASTIDNERTKRELREETALKDRIVEASPIGIIVADDDGTMTVANGRAEEITGRDREELARMSHGDDEWDLVDSEGDPLPADAVPFNRVRETGAPVFDAELGIRRPDGERVWILENAMPIVESDDLTGVVSEFEDVTAERRYRTERRRLAAELEATFDRISDAFFGLDTNWEFTYVNDRAAELIDPDGSGLVGKTLWEVFPATVDSTFEREYRRAMDCQEPTSFEAYFAPLETWFEVNAYPSETGLSVYFRDVTDRKETERELRATNRTLERLYEITADRERSFDEKVDRLLDLGRDRLGVDIGFLATIDASADRFEVTHASAATDGFESGIESELSKTYCQVTIQSPGVLGFVDSPIESGIDDAAYEAWNIECYLGGRVDVDGDLHGTLCFVDESPRSTPFTPAERSFVELATQWVSYELERQRYQDDLERYGEYTDDVIDAIDDVFYILDANGDLQRWNETASDVSGYSKAEIESMHALEFFAPEDRDAIASAIEEAFESGTTRVEATVLTSDGESIPYEFVASTLEDPSGNPVLTAIGRDITERRATQRRLERLVADLEESNGRLEQFAYAASHDLQEPLRMVASYLTLVERRYADELDEDGEEFIAFAVDGADRMQEMIDGLLAYSRVDTQGDPFRPVETAAIVEDVLIDLEVRIEETGAEVDVDWDALPRVFGDEGQLRQLFQNLLDNAITYAGDEAPRISVSAEKSATERIVSVRDQGIGIDPDDTDDIFRVFNRLHSADEYAGTGIGLALCQRIVERHEGALEVDSEPGDGSTFSVILPHPNTGASNQ from the coding sequence ATGGCTCCGTCCGATCCTCCGGCAGGACAGCTCGAGTCGCGCGTTCGCCAGCAGGAAGTCGTCGCCGAACTCGGACAGCAGGGTCTCGAGTGCGACGACCTCGATCGGCTGCTGTCCGACGCGGCCGTCGCGGTCCGCGACGCGCTCGCAGCGGACTACTGCGCGGTCCTCGAGTTGTGTTCCGACGGAACGACGCTGCGTCTCAGACAGGGGGTCGGCTGGCGGGACGGCGCCGTCGGCTCGGCGACCGTGCCGGCCGATCGGAACTTGCCGGCGGGACGCGCGCTGGCGGCGGAGCCGATCGTGGTCGACGATCTCCGGAACGAGGAGCGATTTTCGGGCCCCGAACTGCTGTGCGAGCACGGCGTGACGAGCGGGATCAGCGTCGTCGTCGGGTCGGTCGACGATCCGTGGGGCGTTCTCGGCGTTCACACGGCGGACCGTCGAGTGTTCGCGGATCACGACGTTCGCTTCGTCGAGAGCGTCGCGAACGTCCTCGCGTCGACGATCGATAATGAGCGAACCAAGCGCGAGCTTCGCGAGGAGACGGCCCTGAAGGACCGAATCGTCGAGGCGAGTCCGATCGGGATCATCGTCGCGGACGACGACGGGACGATGACGGTCGCGAACGGACGAGCCGAGGAGATCACCGGGCGGGACCGCGAGGAACTGGCCCGGATGTCCCACGGCGACGACGAGTGGGACCTCGTCGATTCCGAGGGCGATCCGCTTCCGGCGGACGCGGTGCCGTTCAACCGCGTCAGGGAAACCGGAGCGCCGGTGTTCGACGCCGAGTTGGGTATCCGTCGACCCGACGGAGAACGGGTCTGGATCCTCGAGAACGCGATGCCGATCGTCGAGAGCGACGACCTCACCGGCGTCGTCTCCGAGTTCGAGGACGTCACCGCCGAGCGGCGGTATCGCACGGAGCGGCGCCGCCTCGCGGCCGAGCTCGAGGCGACGTTCGATCGGATCTCGGACGCGTTCTTCGGGCTCGATACGAACTGGGAGTTCACCTACGTCAACGATCGCGCGGCGGAACTGATCGATCCCGACGGGTCGGGGCTGGTCGGCAAGACTCTCTGGGAGGTGTTCCCGGCGACGGTCGACTCGACGTTCGAGCGGGAGTATCGCCGCGCGATGGACTGCCAAGAGCCGACGTCGTTCGAGGCGTACTTCGCGCCGCTCGAGACGTGGTTCGAGGTCAACGCCTACCCCTCGGAGACGGGGTTGTCGGTGTACTTCCGCGACGTCACCGATCGAAAGGAGACCGAACGGGAGCTGCGAGCGACCAACCGAACCCTCGAGCGGCTGTACGAGATCACCGCGGACCGGGAGCGATCGTTCGACGAGAAGGTCGATCGACTCCTCGACCTCGGCCGCGATCGGCTCGGGGTCGACATCGGGTTCCTGGCGACGATCGACGCGTCCGCGGATCGGTTCGAGGTGACGCACGCGAGCGCCGCGACCGACGGGTTCGAGTCCGGAATCGAGAGCGAGCTGTCGAAGACGTACTGTCAGGTGACGATCCAGTCGCCGGGCGTGCTCGGCTTCGTGGACTCCCCGATCGAGTCCGGGATCGACGACGCGGCCTACGAGGCGTGGAACATCGAGTGCTACCTCGGCGGCCGGGTCGACGTCGACGGCGACCTGCACGGAACGCTCTGTTTCGTGGACGAGTCGCCGCGATCGACGCCGTTTACGCCCGCCGAACGGTCCTTCGTCGAACTCGCCACCCAGTGGGTCAGCTACGAACTCGAGCGCCAGCGGTATCAGGACGACCTGGAGCGGTACGGGGAGTACACCGACGACGTCATCGACGCGATCGACGACGTCTTCTACATCCTGGACGCGAACGGGGACCTCCAGCGGTGGAACGAGACCGCCAGCGACGTCTCGGGGTACTCGAAGGCCGAGATCGAGTCGATGCACGCGCTCGAGTTCTTCGCCCCGGAGGATCGCGACGCGATCGCGAGCGCGATCGAGGAGGCCTTCGAGTCCGGCACCACGCGCGTCGAAGCGACGGTGCTGACGAGCGACGGCGAGTCGATCCCCTACGAGTTCGTCGCGTCGACGCTCGAAGATCCGAGCGGGAATCCGGTGCTGACGGCGATCGGCCGGGACATCACCGAGCGACGGGCGACCCAGCGGCGACTCGAACGACTCGTCGCGGACCTCGAGGAGTCCAACGGACGGTTAGAGCAGTTCGCCTACGCCGCCAGCCACGATTTACAGGAGCCGTTACGGATGGTCGCGAGCTACCTGACGCTCGTCGAGCGCCGGTACGCGGACGAACTCGACGAAGACGGCGAGGAGTTCATCGCGTTCGCCGTCGACGGCGCCGATCGGATGCAGGAGATGATCGACGGGTTGCTGGCGTACTCGCGGGTCGACACGCAGGGCGATCCGTTTCGGCCGGTCGAGACGGCGGCGATCGTCGAGGACGTACTGATCGATCTCGAAGTGCGAATCGAGGAGACCGGCGCCGAAGTCGACGTCGACTGGGACGCGCTTCCGCGGGTGTTCGGCGACGAGGGGCAGCTCCGACAGCTGTTCCAAAATCTGTTGGATAACGCGATCACCTACGCCGGCGACGAAGCCCCACGTATATCAGTGTCGGCCGAGAAGAGTGCTACAGAGAGGATCGTCTCGGTTCGTGATCAGGGCATCGGCATCGACCCGGACGACACGGACGACATCTTTCGGGTGTTCAACCGCCTCCACAGCGCCGACGAGTACGCGGGTACGGGGATCGGCCTCGCGCTCTGTCAGCGGATCGTCGAGCGCCACGAGGGGGCGCTCGAGGTCGATTCCGAACCGGGTGACGGATCGACGTTCTCCGTCATCCTTCCACACCCCAACACGGGAGCCAGCAACCAATGA
- a CDS encoding Cdc6/Cdc18 family protein: MIVDGRVLREDFVPSEVVHRHDEVNLLSETLEPLLYDRRPEPSFLFGPTGVGKTCIARYTLAQLREQEPSVEVAYVNCWQEYTRFRVLYSVLEAVGRTVDIHRSSPKDELFGRLAETDDRPIVAILDEVDQLEETAALYDLHRLPHVSLVLIANREEELFASFDDRVRSRLRAGTRVQFDRYGTDELVAILAERATQGLQPDAISEGQLRTIADAASGDARVGIGILRSAARRAERSGAASITDEAVGAAIPDARTAIRRKTVEGLIEHQRILYDVIAEADEIEPGDLYAEYERRVDDPKTNRTLRNYLTKMVHYDLIEAVGQRRGRTYRLVDDESDRD; this comes from the coding sequence GTGATCGTCGACGGCCGCGTCCTGCGCGAGGATTTCGTGCCCAGCGAGGTGGTGCACCGCCACGACGAGGTGAACCTCCTCTCGGAGACCCTAGAGCCGCTGCTGTACGATCGGCGACCGGAACCGTCGTTTCTGTTCGGCCCGACCGGCGTCGGCAAGACCTGCATCGCGCGCTACACGCTCGCCCAGTTGCGCGAGCAGGAACCGTCGGTCGAGGTCGCCTACGTCAACTGCTGGCAGGAGTACACCCGGTTCCGGGTGCTCTATAGCGTGCTGGAGGCGGTGGGCCGGACGGTTGACATCCACCGATCGAGCCCGAAGGACGAACTGTTCGGGCGACTGGCGGAGACGGACGATCGACCGATCGTCGCCATCTTAGACGAGGTCGACCAGTTGGAGGAGACCGCCGCCCTCTACGATCTCCACCGGCTTCCCCACGTCTCGCTCGTGCTGATCGCCAACCGCGAGGAGGAGTTGTTCGCGAGCTTCGACGATCGGGTCCGATCGCGCTTGCGGGCCGGCACCCGGGTGCAGTTCGACCGCTACGGCACGGATGAACTCGTCGCGATCCTCGCCGAGCGGGCGACTCAGGGGCTCCAACCGGACGCGATCTCCGAGGGCCAGCTGCGAACGATCGCCGACGCGGCCTCCGGGGACGCCCGCGTGGGGATCGGCATCCTCCGATCGGCGGCCCGCCGCGCGGAGCGCTCGGGTGCGGCGTCGATCACGGACGAGGCCGTGGGGGCGGCCATCCCGGACGCGCGGACGGCCATCCGCCGCAAGACGGTCGAGGGGTTGATCGAGCACCAGCGGATCCTCTACGACGTGATCGCCGAGGCGGACGAGATCGAGCCCGGCGACCTCTACGCGGAGTACGAACGACGGGTCGACGACCCGAAGACCAATCGCACGCTGCGAAACTACCTGACGAAGATGGTCCACTACGACCTGATCGAGGCCGTCGGCCAACGCCGGGGACGAACGTACCGGCTCGTCGACGACGAGTCCGATCGCGACTGA
- a CDS encoding helix-turn-helix domain-containing protein, with the protein MRYITVVIAPTEEYLRSSSDQQMLETADDPREIWIDDTLVATQEAIHYGNLLDDGTAVAIVQFRGDADRLAELEDEVPEIISCTVTGGETWLAYLHYEPDEVERAISEVIDTEAISIDWPVRETADGVQVTLFGEDAALQQLIASIPDEMDLRLERAGEYQPQLDDPVAQLTDRQKEIVRAAIAAGYYDVPRRTTQRDLATELGLSQRTIGDHLQRAEAKIIQSVVI; encoded by the coding sequence ATGAGATACATAACCGTCGTCATCGCCCCAACCGAGGAATACCTTCGATCGAGCAGCGACCAACAGATGCTGGAAACCGCCGACGATCCGAGAGAGATATGGATCGATGATACGCTCGTCGCGACCCAAGAAGCGATACACTACGGCAATCTTCTCGATGATGGGACCGCCGTTGCGATCGTGCAATTTCGAGGTGATGCTGATCGGCTCGCTGAGCTGGAAGACGAAGTTCCGGAGATCATCTCGTGCACCGTGACGGGTGGTGAGACGTGGCTGGCGTATCTGCACTACGAGCCTGACGAGGTTGAAAGAGCCATTTCCGAAGTGATCGATACCGAAGCGATCAGCATCGACTGGCCGGTGAGAGAGACTGCTGACGGGGTGCAAGTCACGCTCTTCGGTGAGGACGCGGCCCTCCAGCAACTAATTGCGAGTATCCCTGATGAGATGGACCTGAGACTCGAGCGGGCAGGAGAGTATCAACCACAGTTGGATGACCCAGTGGCGCAACTCACCGACCGGCAAAAAGAGATCGTGCGTGCAGCGATCGCAGCGGGATACTACGACGTCCCACGGCGTACAACACAGCGCGACTTGGCGACCGAACTCGGATTGTCACAACGGACGATCGGAGACCATCTTCAGCGGGCAGAAGCAAAGATCATCCAATCCGTGGTTATCTGA
- a CDS encoding ATP-binding cassette domain-containing protein, whose protein sequence is MPIAPTETQETSSTAIVARNLELTYSDGTRAVRGIDLDVPKGEFFGFLGPNGAGKTTAIKTFVTLLQPTAGSVTVNGFDVIDDSRAVRSSIGYMAQETSVDEELTARENIQYACETYGVPRSERAERIDDLLDLVDLADVADKQPGEFSGGMKKRLDVATALVHQPPLVFLDEPTTGLDPRARNRLWEHFREINEQGTTMFLTTQYLEEADELCDRLSVIQNGQLIATDSPNALKSQVGGDVLDITLEDPTAETRNRAQGVARNSGLFENDIIERTDEGIAITSEHARQAGTDLLVALRDAGFTVTGFDVRSPTLDDVFLAITGETASEETADEDQPGDTVQTEVGR, encoded by the coding sequence GTGCCTATCGCACCAACCGAGACACAGGAGACGTCCTCGACGGCGATCGTAGCGCGGAACCTCGAACTCACGTACTCGGACGGCACCCGGGCGGTGCGTGGCATCGACCTCGACGTCCCGAAGGGCGAGTTCTTCGGGTTTTTAGGGCCGAACGGGGCGGGGAAGACCACCGCGATCAAGACGTTCGTGACGTTGCTACAGCCCACTGCCGGGTCGGTGACCGTCAACGGCTTCGATGTTATTGACGACTCCCGCGCTGTCCGCTCGTCGATCGGCTATATGGCCCAAGAGACGAGCGTGGACGAGGAACTCACCGCCCGCGAGAACATCCAGTACGCGTGTGAAACGTACGGCGTTCCCCGAAGCGAGCGCGCCGAGCGGATCGACGACCTGTTAGATCTCGTCGATCTCGCGGACGTCGCCGACAAGCAGCCTGGAGAGTTCTCCGGTGGGATGAAAAAGCGCCTCGACGTTGCGACCGCGCTGGTTCACCAGCCACCGCTCGTGTTCCTCGACGAACCCACGACTGGGTTAGATCCGAGAGCCAGAAACCGCCTGTGGGAGCACTTCCGTGAAATCAACGAGCAAGGGACGACGATGTTTCTCACGACCCAATACCTGGAAGAGGCTGACGAGCTCTGCGACCGTCTCTCGGTGATTCAAAACGGACAACTCATCGCCACTGATTCACCGAACGCGCTCAAATCGCAGGTCGGCGGCGACGTCCTCGATATTACGCTCGAAGATCCGACTGCCGAGACGCGTAACCGAGCCCAGGGCGTAGCACGTAACTCGGGGCTGTTCGAGAACGACATCATCGAACGCACCGACGAGGGCATCGCTATCACGTCCGAACACGCACGCCAAGCCGGGACCGACCTCTTGGTCGCACTGCGAGATGCTGGCTTCACGGTCACCGGATTCGACGTTCGGTCGCCGACCCTCGACGACGTCTTCCTCGCCATCACTGGCGAAACAGCGAGCGAAGAGACGGCCGACGAAGACCAGCCGGGTGACACCGTCCAGACGGAGGTGGGTCGATGA
- a CDS encoding ABC transporter permease, whose translation MSTTETERVAEHRAAGNSFPVDVWITLKRWLRKTVRNASVVFEALLTPFIFLILFTQVFGQIAEGPIQELIGADVTYITFLTPAIVILSAMTVAIHSGLGLIDDMESGMFEKILVSPTHRGAMFLGKALSDVIRIIIETAMILVLGYLILWIDSGGSVETYIQTGLGGVLGVFAIAIVFSLWFVAFSNIAALVTKNATSTAMWAYMLQFPLLFASSAFVPVSALPEWMQVVATVNPVTYGVDAVRALMLGQDVLTVIDVTAFSGIWNTIVPAVVVLGVFDLVFGGIVVVLLRRVASSRVS comes from the coding sequence ATGAGTACGACCGAAACGGAGCGGGTAGCCGAACACCGGGCGGCTGGCAACAGTTTTCCTGTCGATGTCTGGATCACGCTCAAACGCTGGCTTCGGAAAACCGTCCGTAACGCGTCCGTGGTGTTCGAGGCACTGTTAACGCCCTTTATATTTCTGATATTATTCACGCAGGTGTTCGGGCAGATTGCCGAAGGGCCAATCCAAGAATTGATTGGAGCGGATGTTACCTATATCACCTTCCTCACGCCAGCCATCGTCATCCTCTCAGCCATGACGGTAGCCATCCACTCTGGATTGGGGTTGATCGACGACATGGAGAGTGGCATGTTCGAAAAAATACTCGTCTCACCGACCCACCGTGGGGCGATGTTTCTTGGAAAAGCCCTCTCTGATGTGATCCGAATTATCATTGAAACGGCGATGATTCTCGTGCTCGGATACCTCATCTTGTGGATCGATTCCGGCGGCTCGGTCGAGACCTACATCCAAACAGGACTGGGAGGCGTACTCGGAGTTTTCGCCATCGCCATCGTGTTTTCGCTGTGGTTTGTAGCCTTCTCAAACATCGCTGCGCTCGTGACGAAGAATGCTACATCGACCGCGATGTGGGCGTATATGTTGCAGTTTCCTTTGCTGTTCGCTTCGAGTGCATTCGTCCCGGTCAGCGCCCTGCCGGAGTGGATGCAGGTAGTGGCGACGGTCAACCCGGTCACGTACGGTGTCGATGCCGTCCGTGCGCTGATGCTCGGCCAGGATGTCCTCACGGTGATCGATGTGACGGCGTTCTCCGGTATCTGGAATACCATTGTGCCAGCGGTAGTAGTGCTTGGTGTGTTTGACCTCGTGTTTGGTGGGATCGTCGTCGTCTTGTTGCGACGCGTGGCGAGTTCACGAGTTAGCTAA
- a CDS encoding GNAT family N-acetyltransferase gives MRSAKFRLTLDPPVQQEGAIAARRYRHRHAASRADSRAVDVLDSPKRSETTAIGPIENSDLETLKWGSRAEDAPSVLRSFDCRPGSSATPVERATSSCRRANIFGVRTGIRRYGSRYTDGSLRRRSRRPKRSSRINRGVAGTDYIDEQVAAWAHDHDLERYPIESDGTYFVVAERDDRIVGFGWMKPDADDYFQRPIRGEITAIYVHPSITRRGVGSRTHDELEAHARRESVEVLGLWASRNAVAFYEAHGYDRVAEHSLEFHDARDLSLRCARPSIDSGSRRSRRSPSVRDERVERLAYRRRRSAATAVR, from the coding sequence GTGCGGTCGGCGAAATTCCGATTGACTCTCGACCCGCCAGTGCAACAGGAAGGAGCGATCGCTGCACGCCGGTACCGACACCGCCACGCGGCGTCGCGCGCCGACTCCCGCGCGGTCGACGTCCTCGACTCACCGAAGCGTTCCGAAACGACGGCGATCGGTCCGATCGAGAACTCCGATCTCGAGACCCTCAAGTGGGGTTCGCGAGCTGAGGACGCCCCTTCGGTACTTCGCAGCTTCGACTGTCGACCCGGGTCGTCCGCGACCCCAGTCGAACGCGCGACCAGTTCCTGTAGGCGTGCGAATATATTTGGCGTTCGTACCGGAATCCGACGATATGGATCTCGGTATACGGACGGCAGTCTCCGCCGACGCTCGCGGCGTCCGAAACGTTCATCTCGCATCAATCGAGGGGTCGCGGGGACGGACTACATCGACGAACAGGTCGCAGCGTGGGCGCACGACCACGACCTGGAGCGGTATCCGATCGAATCCGATGGAACGTACTTCGTCGTCGCGGAACGCGACGATCGGATCGTGGGCTTCGGCTGGATGAAACCTGACGCGGACGACTACTTTCAGCGCCCGATCCGGGGAGAGATTACCGCTATCTACGTCCATCCGTCGATCACCCGCCGCGGCGTCGGATCGCGCACTCACGACGAACTCGAAGCCCACGCCCGGCGAGAAAGTGTCGAGGTGCTCGGACTGTGGGCGTCCCGCAACGCCGTGGCGTTCTACGAGGCGCACGGTTACGATCGCGTGGCCGAACACTCGCTTGAGTTCCACGACGCGAGGGACCTGTCGTTGAGATGCGCAAGGCCTTCGATCGATAGCGGATCGCGCCGTTCGAGGCGCTCGCCGTCGGTTCGAGACGAGCGAGTCGAGCGCCTGGCCTATCGGCGTCGGCGCTCGGCAGCGACTGCCGTGCGATAA
- a CDS encoding glycosyltransferase, translating to MANTATVTAFTDLYLPTVNGVTYTVSLWRKRWPRCRESMDVVFPEMDGYEPGDGEYALPSVRAPLYPQYRLGLPAIPDDLEPSDVVHLHTPFTVGIAGLRFAHEYDVPVVASYHTLLADRADQHVPDSLVGGLKWICRGYERSFFERVDHVIAPTSFARQHLVDNVDVDVNATVVSNGIDTEFFRPMDTTAFRHRYDIPSGPLLGYTGRHSEEKNLREAIDVVDGTDCALVLGGDGPDREALEAYAANANADVCFLGFLEREELPEFYSALDVFVFPSPVETQGLVALEATACGTPVVAVDAGALTDSVIEGETGYRYESGDLAEFRWAIHRALAENDRLSDLCRRRRAMLSVEHSLEQVAGVYDSLQS from the coding sequence ATGGCCAACACGGCGACAGTCACCGCGTTCACGGACCTATATCTGCCGACGGTCAACGGCGTCACGTACACGGTATCCCTCTGGCGCAAGCGGTGGCCCCGATGTCGGGAGTCGATGGACGTTGTTTTCCCCGAGATGGACGGCTACGAACCCGGTGACGGGGAGTACGCGCTCCCGAGCGTGCGAGCGCCGCTGTACCCGCAGTACCGGCTCGGACTCCCAGCGATCCCCGACGATCTCGAACCCTCGGACGTCGTCCACCTCCATACGCCGTTTACCGTCGGGATCGCCGGGCTGCGCTTCGCCCACGAGTACGACGTTCCCGTCGTCGCCTCCTACCACACGCTGCTGGCCGATCGCGCGGACCAGCACGTCCCCGACTCGCTGGTCGGCGGCCTCAAGTGGATCTGCCGGGGCTACGAGCGATCGTTCTTCGAGCGCGTCGACCACGTGATCGCCCCGACGTCGTTCGCGCGCCAGCACCTGGTCGATAACGTCGACGTTGACGTCAACGCGACCGTCGTCTCGAACGGCATCGACACCGAGTTCTTCCGCCCGATGGACACGACGGCGTTTCGACACCGGTACGATATCCCTTCGGGGCCGCTGCTCGGCTACACGGGCCGACACAGCGAGGAGAAGAACCTGCGGGAGGCGATCGACGTCGTCGACGGAACCGACTGTGCGCTCGTTCTGGGCGGCGACGGCCCCGATCGCGAGGCCCTCGAGGCGTACGCCGCGAACGCGAACGCAGACGTTTGCTTTCTCGGTTTCCTCGAGCGCGAGGAACTCCCCGAGTTCTACTCGGCGCTCGACGTCTTCGTCTTCCCCAGTCCGGTCGAGACGCAGGGGTTGGTGGCGCTCGAGGCGACCGCCTGCGGGACGCCCGTCGTCGCCGTGGACGCGGGCGCGCTCACGGACAGCGTCATCGAGGGCGAGACGGGCTACCGGTATGAATCCGGCGACCTGGCGGAGTTCCGCTGGGCGATCCACCGGGCGCTCGCGGAGAACGATCGACTCTCGGATCTCTGCCGGCGCCGTCGGGCGATGCTCTCGGTCGAGCACTCGCTCGAACAGGTGGCTGGGGTCTACGACTCGCTGCAGTCCTGA
- a CDS encoding YqjF family protein encodes MVLPLEMGWRHLLFENWPIDASLLDAHVPDRLAVDEHDGTGWLSAVPFTNVAVRPRGLPIGLGVALPELNLRTYVTCDGEPGVYFFSLDAQGIASVIGARAFHHLPYYYARISLEWDDGRVRFSSRRRHPGDRPARYEASYWPTGEPFSAPEDPLARFLVERYRFYTEAPDGTLRTTTVDHNPWTLYPADAVVETNTLLAANGFRRPDQEPIRYYSPGLDVIASRSDRWTG; translated from the coding sequence ATGGTCCTCCCGCTGGAGATGGGGTGGCGACACCTGTTGTTCGAGAACTGGCCGATCGACGCGTCCCTCCTCGACGCCCACGTTCCCGATCGACTCGCCGTCGACGAACACGACGGGACGGGCTGGCTCTCGGCGGTCCCGTTCACCAACGTCGCCGTTCGGCCGCGTGGACTTCCGATCGGTCTCGGCGTCGCACTACCCGAACTCAACCTGCGGACGTACGTCACCTGCGACGGCGAGCCGGGGGTCTACTTCTTCAGCCTCGACGCCCAGGGGATCGCGAGCGTGATCGGCGCTCGCGCGTTCCACCACCTGCCGTACTACTACGCTCGCATCTCGCTCGAGTGGGACGACGGCCGGGTTCGGTTCTCGAGTCGGCGCCGTCATCCCGGCGATCGCCCCGCGCGCTACGAGGCCAGCTACTGGCCGACCGGAGAGCCATTCTCTGCGCCCGAGGATCCGCTGGCCCGGTTTCTCGTCGAACGTTACCGGTTCTACACGGAGGCGCCGGACGGTACCCTTCGGACCACGACCGTCGACCACAACCCGTGGACGCTCTACCCGGCCGATGCCGTCGTCGAGACGAATACGCTGCTCGCGGCCAACGGCTTCCGACGGCCGGACCAGGAGCCGATCCGCTACTACAGTCCCGGACTGGACGTGATCGCCTCGCGAAGCGATCGGTGGACGGGCTGA
- a CDS encoding ubiquitin-like small modifier protein 1: protein MEIELRFFATFREAVGTKERTRTVDDDATVGDVLAGLEAEYDGLDGRLLAEDGDAIRPQLNVLKNGRNVVHMAGPATDLDDGDVVSVFPPVAGGAA from the coding sequence ATGGAGATCGAACTTCGGTTCTTCGCCACCTTTCGTGAGGCGGTCGGCACGAAAGAGCGAACGCGTACGGTCGACGACGACGCGACCGTCGGCGACGTTCTCGCGGGCCTCGAAGCGGAGTACGACGGCCTCGACGGACGGTTGCTCGCGGAGGACGGCGACGCGATCCGCCCGCAGCTAAACGTCCTCAAGAACGGGCGAAACGTGGTTCACATGGCGGGTCCGGCGACCGACCTGGACGACGGCGACGTGGTGTCGGTGTTCCCGCCGGTCGCCGGCGGGGCGGCGTAA
- a CDS encoding AzlC family ABC transporter permease: MRSESRTGDEAARLSTATSREAGPSDETDGERAAGPDRAPVPFDRRGVRAGFLTCVPIALGVGGYGIAFGVLATQAGLSVAEAAMMSALVLAGASQIVAVELWADPIPIAAIVATTFAINLRYSLMGAALQPWFRHLSAGRRYGSLLLMADENWALTMRDFKAGNRRGAFLLGSGIAIWIFWVGATIVGALFGGTVGDPAAYGFDFILAAVFVALAAELWEGRSTLVPWLVALGTAVLAADLLPGRWYILLGGLVAASVEVIRYDP, translated from the coding sequence ATGCGATCGGAGTCCCGGACGGGCGACGAGGCCGCACGACTATCGACCGCGACGAGTCGGGAGGCAGGGCCGTCGGACGAGACGGACGGCGAGCGAGCGGCAGGTCCGGACCGCGCCCCCGTCCCGTTCGATCGGCGGGGGGTCCGCGCCGGCTTCCTCACGTGCGTCCCGATCGCGCTCGGCGTCGGCGGCTACGGCATCGCGTTCGGCGTGCTCGCCACTCAAGCCGGCCTGAGCGTCGCAGAGGCGGCGATGATGAGCGCGCTCGTCCTGGCCGGCGCGTCGCAGATCGTCGCCGTCGAACTCTGGGCGGACCCGATCCCGATCGCGGCGATCGTCGCGACGACGTTCGCGATCAACCTCCGGTACTCGCTGATGGGCGCGGCGTTGCAGCCGTGGTTCCGCCACCTCTCGGCGGGACGGCGCTACGGGAGCCTCCTGCTCATGGCCGACGAGAACTGGGCGCTGACGATGCGCGACTTCAAGGCGGGCAACCGCCGCGGCGCGTTCCTGCTGGGCAGCGGGATCGCGATCTGGATCTTCTGGGTCGGCGCGACGATCGTCGGCGCGCTCTTCGGCGGGACTGTCGGCGATCCCGCGGCGTACGGCTTCGACTTCATCCTCGCGGCCGTTTTCGTCGCGCTCGCGGCCGAACTCTGGGAGGGCCGATCGACGCTCGTCCCGTGGCTCGTCGCGCTCGGAACGGCCGTTCTCGCGGCGGACCTCCTCCCCGGCCGGTGGTACATCCTGCTCGGCGGCCTCGTCGCCGCCAGCGTCGAGGTGATCCGGTATGATCCATGA